A region from the Thermanaeromonas toyohensis ToBE genome encodes:
- a CDS encoding MoaD/ThiS family protein — MIRVTLKFVGGSASKFKMTPEQMEIEPNTTVGQLIDILRGESSRTGTAGQPNLPMAVIVNGRSIYTLKGLETVLKDGDTVVFVPFLAGG; from the coding sequence GTGATTAGGGTCACCCTGAAATTTGTTGGCGGAAGTGCTTCTAAGTTTAAGATGACTCCAGAGCAGATGGAAATTGAACCTAACACCACGGTTGGCCAATTGATAGATATTCTCCGTGGCGAGAGTTCAAGAACAGGAACTGCGGGGCAGCCTAATTTACCCATGGCGGTAATAGTGAACGGTCGTAGCATTTATACCTTAAAGGGACTGGAGACCGTTCTTAAGGACGGAGACACTGTGGTCTTTGTTCCTTTCCTGGCAGGAGGGTAA
- a CDS encoding aminopeptidase: protein MINNTMLDNKIVDPEKKLVAIAGWVLEQCFRVKPEETVLVVTDGGVPRVANAFWEAARERVQEVLLLRFEPRPEHGCEPPAGVAAAMKASDVVLLPTVKSLTHTRARREACAAGARIASMPMITEEIMQRALDVDYEKLKRITYICADLLGKGQALRLTARNGTDLTLDLGGRQGVVDTGDLWQKGSCSNLPAGEACIAPVEGSARGIVVLDGSLAGWGKLEEPVRLRVEEGRVTGVEGGKAADWLRETLEKYGALSGNIAELGIGTNEKAVVTGNILEDEKVLGTVHIGLGDNKALGGKVEAGIHLDGVILNPSVEIDGRLVIVEGQLMITI, encoded by the coding sequence ATGATAAACAACACAATGTTAGACAACAAAATAGTAGACCCCGAGAAGAAATTAGTGGCTATCGCGGGGTGGGTACTTGAGCAGTGTTTTCGTGTAAAACCTGAAGAGACCGTCTTAGTAGTAACAGATGGTGGTGTACCGAGGGTAGCGAACGCTTTTTGGGAGGCAGCTCGGGAAAGAGTACAGGAAGTTCTTCTGCTGAGGTTTGAGCCCCGGCCTGAACATGGCTGCGAGCCTCCCGCAGGTGTGGCTGCGGCCATGAAAGCCTCAGATGTTGTCCTGTTGCCGACCGTAAAATCTCTTACCCACACCAGGGCAAGAAGAGAAGCCTGTGCTGCTGGCGCGCGGATCGCTAGTATGCCTATGATAACTGAAGAAATTATGCAACGAGCTTTGGATGTGGATTATGAGAAGTTGAAAAGAATTACGTACATTTGCGCTGACCTACTCGGGAAGGGGCAAGCATTACGCCTCACTGCCCGGAACGGTACAGACCTAACGTTAGACCTAGGCGGACGACAAGGTGTGGTTGATACGGGGGATCTGTGGCAAAAAGGTTCTTGTAGCAACTTGCCAGCAGGTGAAGCCTGTATTGCACCTGTAGAAGGGTCGGCGCGGGGGATCGTGGTTCTGGACGGTTCCCTTGCGGGCTGGGGCAAGCTTGAAGAGCCTGTGAGATTGAGGGTTGAGGAGGGCCGCGTTACTGGAGTAGAGGGGGGGAAGGCTGCAGATTGGTTAAGGGAGACGTTAGAAAAGTATGGGGCTCTGTCAGGTAATATAGCCGAGTTAGGAATTGGGACTAATGAGAAAGCAGTGGTAACTGGTAATATTTTGGAAGATGAGAAAGTTTTGGGAACTGTGCATATAGGTTTGGGGGATAACAAGGCATTAGGTGGAAAGGTAGAAGCTGGTATTCATTTAGATGGAGTTATATTGAACCCTTCTGTGGAAATTGATGGAAGGTTAGTGATAGTGGAAGGGCAATTAATGATTACTATATGA
- a CDS encoding uroporphyrinogen decarboxylase family protein: MKSRERVLMALQHQEPDRVPFDLGGTVTSGIHRIAYKNLLDYLGIKKDEIRIAEIHQQLADVHEDVLQRLKVDFRPVFSKLPEGWKPEFKEDEEYIRFKDQWGIGWRMPKDGGLYFDLDTHPFAGFTTVDEVVNYRVPDPADRSRLRGVKEEAQRLADTTGAALCLAGVSAGFLEMAYWLRGYEQFFVDLVWDPKMANAILDKTVEIKMRYWEMALKELGDIIDIVVEADDFASQFGLIISPETYRKFIKPRQQELFATIKKNSNAYICFHSCGAVYELIPDLIEVGIDALNPVQVSAANMDTKKLKKEFGDVLTFWGGGVDTQNVLNHGTPQQVRDEVKRRIDDLAPGGGFIFTPVHNVQPDVPPENYMAMWETWEEYGKYR, from the coding sequence ATGAAATCACGGGAACGTGTTCTAATGGCGTTACAGCACCAGGAACCAGATAGGGTTCCATTTGATCTTGGGGGAACAGTAACTAGTGGTATCCACAGGATAGCTTACAAGAACCTACTTGATTATTTGGGTATTAAGAAGGACGAGATTAGGATTGCAGAGATCCACCAGCAATTAGCAGATGTACATGAGGACGTTCTCCAGCGGCTAAAGGTGGATTTTAGACCTGTTTTTTCCAAACTGCCTGAGGGGTGGAAACCCGAGTTTAAGGAAGACGAAGAGTATATCCGCTTTAAGGATCAATGGGGAATTGGGTGGAGAATGCCTAAAGATGGGGGACTTTATTTTGATCTAGATACCCACCCTTTTGCCGGCTTTACTACCGTAGACGAGGTGGTAAATTATCGAGTACCCGATCCGGCTGATCGAAGCCGCCTGCGCGGGGTAAAAGAGGAGGCCCAGCGGCTAGCCGATACTACTGGAGCTGCGTTGTGTCTAGCTGGAGTATCGGCCGGCTTTCTGGAAATGGCCTATTGGCTTCGGGGTTATGAGCAATTCTTCGTGGACCTGGTATGGGACCCTAAAATGGCCAACGCCATTCTAGACAAAACGGTTGAAATTAAGATGAGATACTGGGAGATGGCCCTGAAAGAGTTAGGGGACATTATTGATATAGTTGTAGAGGCTGATGACTTTGCTTCTCAATTTGGACTTATTATTTCACCTGAGACCTACCGCAAATTTATTAAGCCGCGCCAGCAAGAATTATTTGCTACCATTAAGAAGAATTCCAATGCGTATATATGCTTCCACTCGTGCGGCGCCGTTTATGAGCTTATCCCGGACTTGATAGAAGTTGGCATAGATGCTCTGAACCCGGTACAAGTTAGTGCCGCTAATATGGATACCAAAAAGCTTAAGAAAGAGTTTGGAGATGTGCTCACTTTTTGGGGTGGTGGAGTCGATACTCAAAACGTCTTAAACCACGGTACACCGCAACAAGTAAGGGATGAGGTAAAAAGGAGAATAGATGACCTGGCACCAGGAGGAGGATTTATTTTTACTCCTGTGCATAATGTCCAGCCTGATGTGCCCCCTGAAAACTATATGGCTATGTGGGAGACGTGGGAGGAATATGGCAAATATAGGTAG
- the ald gene encoding alanine dehydrogenase, with protein MIVGVPKEIKTNENRVGLVPAGVSALTKAGHRVIVQKSAGEGSGIPDVEYARAGAEMVDTLEEVYREAEMIVKVKEPQPQEYELFREGQILFTYLHLAAEEALTKCLIDKKVIAIAYETVTGPDGTLPLLTPMSEVAGRMSVQIGARLLEKHNGGAGLLLGGVPGVPPARVTIIGGGVVGTNAAKIALGMGAQVTILDINPDRLRYLDDIFYGRIQTLMSNAYTIAEAVQDADLLIGAVLIPGARAPKLVTEEMVEAMRPGSVIVDVAIDQGGCIETVDRVTTHAEPTYVKHGVVHYSVANIPGAVPRTSTFALTNVTLPYVLELANKGWLKAIRENPGLANGVNIIDGKVTCPGVAEAFGLPYYPLQNIVA; from the coding sequence ATGATTGTTGGGGTGCCCAAAGAAATAAAAACTAATGAGAACCGGGTGGGGTTGGTCCCCGCAGGTGTTTCTGCGTTAACTAAAGCCGGACACAGAGTTATAGTTCAAAAATCGGCCGGGGAAGGCAGCGGTATTCCCGATGTAGAGTATGCTCGGGCAGGGGCCGAAATGGTAGATACCTTGGAAGAGGTTTACAGGGAAGCTGAAATGATAGTAAAGGTAAAAGAACCCCAACCTCAAGAGTATGAACTTTTTCGGGAAGGACAGATTTTATTTACGTATCTCCACTTAGCTGCAGAAGAAGCCTTGACAAAATGTTTGATTGACAAAAAAGTAATCGCTATTGCTTATGAAACAGTCACAGGTCCCGATGGTACCTTGCCGTTACTGACCCCCATGAGTGAAGTAGCCGGGAGAATGTCCGTGCAAATAGGGGCCCGGTTGCTCGAGAAGCATAATGGGGGGGCAGGGCTGCTACTAGGAGGAGTACCTGGGGTACCGCCCGCTAGAGTTACCATCATAGGCGGAGGTGTAGTGGGGACTAATGCAGCAAAGATTGCCTTGGGAATGGGCGCTCAAGTAACAATTTTGGACATAAATCCTGATCGGCTACGATACCTTGATGATATTTTCTATGGACGGATACAGACTTTAATGTCCAATGCTTATACCATCGCCGAGGCAGTACAAGATGCTGATCTCCTGATTGGGGCTGTATTAATTCCTGGTGCCAGAGCTCCCAAGCTAGTGACTGAAGAAATGGTTGAGGCTATGAGGCCGGGTTCCGTTATCGTAGATGTGGCTATTGATCAGGGAGGATGTATTGAGACTGTAGACCGGGTGACTACACATGCAGAACCGACGTATGTAAAGCATGGCGTAGTCCACTATTCTGTAGCTAATATTCCCGGTGCAGTTCCTCGCACTTCTACCTTTGCCTTGACTAATGTAACTTTACCTTACGTGTTAGAGTTAGCTAATAAGGGCTGGTTAAAAGCTATAAGGGAAAATCCAGGTCTTGCCAACGGCGTTAATATTATAGACGGCAAAGTGACCTGTCCAGGAGTAGCAGAAGCTTTTGGACTACCTTATTACCCGTTGCAAAATATTGTGGCATAA